A window from Glandiceps talaboti chromosome 15, keGlaTala1.1, whole genome shotgun sequence encodes these proteins:
- the LOC144446839 gene encoding transmembrane protein 45B-like yields the protein MGTFEGHALPGSFFMCFGIWWCIKFSYRLIYPKTRKTANEQLGLARCNCSVEAELVEGIIIVIMTFIGFIAEQSWPYKKWAMFDYHIDPPGRFVNGAEWQHCTMYTFFGIFGAVSIMARTCVPGLKAYEMFFGALAFFVEGLLFYFHVHGRSSLDITLHYLLVIAVVLGSITAMAEMWKKDDKLLPFIRTGLTMIQGTWFWQVGFMLYPPNGEEWDQESHNNVMFATMAFCWHIAANILIMAGLYGIVSFCVHTRRAHSIDRELEVELLSVESVFDNN from the coding sequence ATGGGTACTTTCGAAGGGCACGCATTGCCGGGCAGCTTTTTTATGTGTTTCGGCATTTGGTGGTGTATCAAGTTTTCGTATCGACTAATATATCCGAAAACAAGGAAAACCGCAAACGAACAGTTGGGATTGGCAAGGTGCAATTGCTCTGTCGAAGCTGAACTGGTTGAAggtattattattgttatcatgaCGTTCATTGGTTTTATTGCTGAACAGTCATGGCCGTATAAGAAGTGGGCTATGTTTGACTACCACATCGATCCACCAGGTAGATTCGTCAATGGAGCCGAATGGCAACATTGCACTATGTATACTTTCTTCGGTATCTTCGGAGCTGTTTCGATAATGGCTCGTACATGTGTACCTGGTTTGAAGGCTTACGAAATGTTTTTTGGTGCCCTGGCATTCTTTGTCGAAGgccttttgttttattttcacgTGCATGGCCGATCGTCCCTTGATATTACACTTCACTATCTACTGGTGATAGCAGTCGTTCTCGGTAGTATCACCGCCATGGCCGAAATGTGGAAGAAGGACGACAAATTGTTACCATTCATTCGCACTGGATTAACGATGATACAAGGAACATGGTTTTGGCAGGTTGGTTTTATGCTTTACCCTCCAAATGGCGAAGAATGGGACCAAGAAAGCCATAATAATGTTATGTTTGCCACAATGGCATTCTGCTGGCATATCGCCGCCAACATTTTAATAATGGCAGGTCTCTATGGAATAGTATCGTTTTGTGTGCACACGAGAAGGGCACATTCCATTGATCGTGAGCTTGAAGTCGAACTATTGAGCGTCGAAAGCGTATTTGACAATAACTGA